The Mycolicibacterium mucogenicum DSM 44124 genomic sequence GCTGGCGCTTGTATTCGTGGATGCGTTTGACCTGGATGTCGAACAGCCAGGAGGGGTCGAGTTCGATACCGGTCTCGGTCTGTACCAATTCGGCGAGCCGGGCTTTGTTGGCGCGCTTGACGGCCCGCCACTCCTGCCGGAACGCCGGATCGTCGGCGAATGCCTCCAGCCCGCGCAGCCGGTCCAGGTCGGTCAGCCAGCCCTCGCCGACGGTGCGGTCGAGCAGGGCGCGCAGACCCGGGTTGGACAGGGCCACGAACCGCCGTGGCGTCACGCCGTTGGTCTTGTTGGAGAACCGTTCGGGCCACATCTCGTAGAAGTCCTTGAGCACGCTGTCCTTGAGCAGCTCGGAGTGCAGCGCCGCGACGCCGTTGATCGCGTGGCTGCCGACGGTGGCCAGGTAGGCCATCTTGACCGTCTTGCCGCCGTCCTCGCCGATCAGTGACATCCGGCGGACCCGGTCCTCGTCACCGGGGAACTTCGCGCGAACCTCGTCCAGGAAACGGCTGTTGATCTCGTAGATGATCTCGAGGTGCCGCGGCAGGCTCTCGCTGAACAGCCCCAGCGGCCACGTCTCCAGGGCCTCGGGCAGCAGTGTGTGGTTGGTGTAGCCGAAGGTCGCCACCGTGATGCCCCAGGCCGTGTTCCAGTCGAGGCGGCGCTCGTCGACGAGCAGGCGCATCAGTTCGGCCACGCCGATCGACGGGTGGGTGTCGTTGAGCTGCAACGCGAATCGCTCGGGCAGGTCGTGGACCGACGCGTCGGCGAGGTCGTCCATGATGTGCAGGACGTGCTGCAGCGAGCAGGACACGAAGAAGTACTGCTGCAGCAGGCGCAGCCGCTTACCCGCCTCCGGCTCGTCGTTCGGGTACAGCACCTTGGTGACGGTCTCCGAGGTCACCTCGTCCTCGACGGCCTTGTAGTAGTCGCCGGTGTTGAACGCCTCCAGCGCAAACTCCTTGACCGCCCGCGCGCTCCACAGCGTCAGCACATTGCAGGTCTTCACGCCGTAGCCCTGGATCGGCGTGTCGTAGGCGACGCCCTTGATGAGGCGGCCGGGCACCCACCGGATGCGGTCGCGGCCGGCGTCGTCGAGGTAGTGCTCGGTGTGCCCGCTCCAGCCGACCAGGTAGTTGACGTCCGGCTTGGCGATCTCCCAGGGGTTGCCGTTGTCCAGCCAGTTGTCGGTCTTCTCGACCTGCCAGCCGTCGTGGATCTCCTGGTCGAAGATGCCGAATTCGTAGCGGATGCCGTATCCGATCGCCGGGCGTTCCAGCGTGGCAAGCGAATCGAGGTAGCACGCGGCCAACCGGCCCAGGCCACCGTTGCCCAGACCGGGCTCCTCTTCGCACGCCAGAACTTCGTAGAGGTCCTGGCCGAGTTCGGCCAGCGCATCACGGGCGGCGTCCTCGATGCCGAGGTTGAGCAGGTTGGCTCCGAGCTGCGGACCCATCAGGAATTCGGCCGACAGGTAGCACGTGACCTTGTTGCCCAGATCCAGCGAGGTCTGGGTCGAGGCGGTGCGGTTGTCCTGCATCCGGTCGCGAACCGCCAAGGCGAGCGCGCGGTAATAGTGCGTCGGTTGCAGGGCTGCCGCCGGCCGGCCGATCGAGTAGCGCAGGTGGTCGGCGATGGCCCGGCCGAGGGCTTCGGCGGAGCGGCCGGTGCGGCTGGGCTCACGGGTGCCGTTGGTGGATTCGGTCAGCGCGAAGTCGGTCACCCACGGATTGAACCGCGCTCGTGAGTACGGCGCGTTAACTTCGTTTGACAGTTGGTGAGAAACCGGTCACGCCGGTCCTTTGCCGTTGTCGACGCGGTACACCGAACCGTGAATCGCGGCGGCGTCATCACTGGCCAGGAACGCGATCACGTTCGCCACGTCCCGCGGTTCCATGAAGCCGCGCGGCGCGGCGATGCGCATGATCAGGTCCCAGTCGGCGTTCTCGGGCGCGGCGAACTCGGTGACCTGCGCGGTCAGCATGCCGCCCGGGCAGACGGCGTTGACCCGGAGTTTTTCCTTGGTGTACTCGACCGCCAGTGCGCGCGTCAGCCCGATCAGTCCGTGCTTGGCAGCGCAGTAGCCGGCCGAGTAGATCTCGCCTTCGACGCCGGCGATCGAGGAGACGTTGACGATGTTGCCGCCGTTCTCCAGCAACTGCGGCAGCGCCGCCCGCGTCAGGTAGAACGGGCCGTTCAAGTTCACCGCGAGGTCGCGGTCCCAGTCTTCGTCGGTCACCGACAGGGTGTGCCGCATGACGTGGAAGCCGGCGACGTTCACCAGGACGTCGAGCCGGCCGAATTTCGCGATGCAGTCCTCGACCGCCTGCCGACAGGCGTCGGCCGTGCTGATGTCCACCGCGGCGAACGCGCCGCCGGGCTCGTCGCCGTAGGCGTCGGCAAACACCGTCGCCATGCGCTCGGCGTCCCGCGCGATACCGAAGACCGAAGCGCCGCGTTCGGCAAACACCTTGACCGTGGCCGCGCCCAGCCCGGCCGAGGCCCCGGTGATCAACGCAACTCTCCCGCTGAGTGAACTCATACGGTGACTTTCTCACGCCGTGGGCCAGTCGTTTGCGATACTCGGGCGGTGAAAATGAAACGTGTTCTCGCTATGGTTTCGAGTCTTGGCTTCGCCGCAGCGGGCGCACTCTTCGGGACGGCAGCGCCGGCGCAGGCCGACAACATCCGGCTGCCCGAGGGCATCTACACCTACATCCAAGAGGGCACGCCGATGAGCGTGTGGACCATCTGGCCTGTCTGCGCCCCGACCGTCGGCGATCTGCGCAACAACCTGGAACTGCCGGTGGGTTGCCTCGTGCACGTCGGCTCCGACCAGTACGGCGGAACGCTGGGCGGCGATGCCCGGCAGACCGGCGGTGAGGGACATTGGATGTTCACCCAGACCGACCTCCAGGGTTTCACGTGCCCGGACGGCACCAAGATGAAGCTCGTCGAAACCTACGAGTGGGAAGACACGAACTGGACCGGTACCCGGACCACCACCAACAACGAACAGTGCGGCGTGCCGGCGGCCATGACCAAGAAGTCGTTCCGGCTGGAATTCCAGAAGCCGCTGCCGATTCCGGTGCAGCAGTTCCCGCTGTTCTGTGACCCCAACGACGGTCTGAAGCGCTGCCGCTGACGGCCGGATCAGGACGAGCCCTGCTCCTCGGCGACCGCCGCGGCGGCCTCGTCGATGATGGCGCGCATGGCGCGTTCGGCGCCGGCCTGATCGCGCATCCGCACGGCACGGGCCACCTCGTCGTGCAGCGCGATTGCCGCCGGATTGGGGGAGTCGGGCATCATGCCGTGGTGGGTGCGCCCCGCGAGGACCTCCGACACCACTGCGTTCAGGGCGCGGAACATCTCGTTGCCACTGGCCTCCAGCAGCGTCTGATGAAAGATCTTGTCCGCCAGTAGGTATGCCTCGAGGTTGCCGTCGCGCCCATGCACCGCCATGTCCGACACGGCGGCGGCCATGATCCGGCACTGGTGCGGGTCGGCGCGCTCGGCGGCCAGGGCGGCCGCCACGGGTTCGAATCCGCGCCGCAATTCGGACAACGACACCAACTGGGCGGCCCGGTCGCCGGACTCGAGTCGCCAGCGAATCAGCCTGGGGTCGAACACATTCCAGTTGGCGGCGGGCTGGATGGTGATGCCGACCCGGCGGCGCGAGGCGACCATGCCCATCGATTCGAGGACCCGGATCGCTTCCCGCACGACACTGCGGGAGACGCCGTGCTCCGCGCTCACTCCTTCGAGGGTGATCACCTCGCCGGGGGCGTAGGTACCGGAGACCACCGCGGCCCCCAGCGCGCTCAGCACGTTGTCGTGCAGATCGCTGACGTTTGAAGGCGTGGCCACGCATAACATCCTGTCATAACTCCGTCGATCTAACTTAGAACTGATGTTTTACGAATGCCTCTTGAAAAAGTATGACTTTTGCGCCACGCTGTGTGAGTCAAACCACAACAAGGGCGGGTGCAGAAGATGCCATCACCCATCGTCGTCATGGGCGTTTCAGGATCCGGCAAGTCCACCGTCGGCGCGGCGCTCGCGCAGCGGCTCCGCGTGCCGTTCGCCGATGCGGACGACTTCCATCCCGCCGCCAACATCGCGAAGATGAAGGCCGGTCACCCGCTGAACGACGACGATCGCCGGCCCTGGCTCGAGACCATCGGGCAATGGCTCGGGGAGCACTGCGGCACCGGCGGCGTGATGAGCTGTTCGGCGCTGAAATACAAGTACCGCGTGCAGCTGCGCAGCAACTGCCCGGAAACCCGGTTTCTGCACCTGTTCGGCACGCCCGAGGTCATCGGCGCCCGGCAGGCCAGCCGGCCCGGCCACTTCATGCCGGCCTCGCTGCTGGCCTCACAGTTCGAAACCCTGGAACCCCTGCGAGCCGATGAGGCGGGAATCGTGATCGACGTCGGACAGAGCATCGATTCCATTGTCGAGGAATACATTTCGCGCACCCAAGGGGAGAACCGACGGGGCGAGCGAAGCGACGGGGAGAAGATCTGATGCGCACCGCCGTCACCGTCCTCGCCGACGCACCCAAACTCATCGAGCCGGTCTCCTCGGCGACGCAGCTGATTCTGGCCTTCGTGGCCGGCATCGGCGTCATCGTCGTACTCATCACGCTGGTCAAGCTGCACCCGTTCCTATCCCTGATCTTCGGCGGGCTGACGGTGGGGCTGACGGCCGGTGAGAACCTCACCGCCGTCCTCAAATCGTTCTCCGACGGCTTCGGTGCGACAGCGGCCGGCGTCGGCATCCTGATCGCGCTCGGCGCGATGTTCGCCAAACTGCTCGCCGACTCCGGCGGGGCCGACGAGATCGTCGACACCATCGTCGGAGCCGCCTCGCCCCGCGCCCTGCCCTGGGCGATGGCACTGGTCGGCGCGATCATCGGGCTGCCGATGTTCTTCGAGATCGGGCTGGTGCTGCTGATGCCCGTCATCTACCTGGTGGCCCGGCGCTCGCAGCAGTCGCTCATCACCATCGGCATCCCGGCGCTGGCCGGTCTGTCGGCCATGCACGGTTTCGTGCCGCCGCATCCCGGGCCGCTGACCGCCGTCGGACTGCTCAATGCCGACCTCGGGGTCACGCTCGGACTCGGCGTGCTCGTCGCGGTCCCGACGATCGTCGTCGCGGGCCCGCTGTTCGGCCGCCTCGCCGGCAAGTGGGTCGTCGTCGCGGCACCGGACACCTTCACCACCGATCCGGAAGCCCTTCGGGCACACGGCAAGCGGCCCCGCTTCAGCGTCACGCTGTTCTCGGTGCTGCTGCCCGTCGCACTGATGTTGGGCAAGGCGCTCGTCGACATCTTCATCGACGACAAGACGCAGTGGTTCCGCCGGATCTTCGACGCCGTCGGCACGCCGCTGGTCGCGCTGCTCATCGCCGTCGTGGTCGGCACCGTCACCCTCGGCCGGGGTGCCGGCATGGACCGCACCGCGATCACCAAGTGCATCGAGTCGAGCCTGCCCCCGGTCGCCGGCATCTTCCTGATCGTCGCCGCGGGCGGTGGATTCAAGCAGGTGCTGGTCGACACCGGCATCGGGACGATGCTGGCGCGCTGGGCCGAAGGTGTGCACATCTCGGTGCTTGTGCTGGCCTGGGTGCTCGCGGTCCTGATCCGGCTGGCCACCGGGTCGGCCACCGTCGCCACCATCACGGCGTCGTCGCTGATTCTCGGTCTCGTTCACGGGATGGGCTCGGGCGAGCTGTCCTTGGTGGTGCTCGCCGTCGGAGCCGGCTCGCTGTTCTTCTCCCACGTGAACGACGCGGGGTTCTGGTTGGTCAAGGAGTACTTCAAGCTGAGCGTCGGTCAGACGATCAAGACGTGGTCGATCATGGAGACCGTGCTGTCGGTGTCCGGTCTGGCCATGGTCCTGATCCTGGACGTGTTCGTCTAGCTCTCGCGCTGCTGTTTCTCAACGACGATGTGCGCCACCGGAATCGGCATCGGGCGCGGTGCGGCGGACAGCAGCTCGATCAGTGCGGCGTCAAGGGCGTCGGCGACCTGACATCGGCGCGCCGGGTCGGCGGGCTCGAGCACCTCCAGGAGGGTGCCGAACACCGCCGCCCTGGTGAAACCGACCCAGCTCTTGGCGAAAGCCGTTGCGTCACCGTCGGTCTGGTAACGCAGCCAGAAGCGGTCCGGTTCGTCGGCCACCACGAGGTGGGTGATCCGGAGGCGCTCGAAGCGACCCGAGGGGGCGAACGGTGACCGGAAGTCGGCTTCGCTGCGGCCCACGATCGGCAGGCGCATGCGCCGCACTTCCTCGGCGGTGACGAGCCGTTGGTCCTGCAGGTCGGACAGCGCGTGCATCAGACCGTCGAAGAGCGGCTCGAGGCCGGGCCGCCCGTCGTCGTGCTGGCCCATGGTCATGACCACGAGGCGGCCGCCCGGACTCAACTCGCGGCCGCGGAACGCGATGAACTCGTGCCAGTCGTGCGCCGCCTGCCGGGCGTACGCCGCGCGCACCTGCGCGTCGGCGCTGAAGGACGGCTGGATGTGATCGGGGATGTCGGCCGGCATGCGGCTGAGCCACTGGATGGCCCACGCCGACCAGCCCAGGTGCACACCTTCCGACGGCAGAATCTGGCTGAGGTACGACCGGCCCACCGCTGACGCGAAGGTGGCCCGATCGGCACGCAGGTAACTGAACGGATCGTCACGCAAGGTGCGGAACAGGGCGCTGAAATCGTTGTCGGGGATGTCGGTGTGCGTCACCGCGATCGGGTGCTCGGGCCGGACGCGTTTGCGCAGCGCGGTGATGCCCGCACCGATGGGCAGCAGCCCGTTGTGCGCGTTGCCCGAGCCGTACTCGGCGATCACCACCGGCCGCGGCGCCGCCGGGAGCGGCACCTCGGCGGCGGCCTGTTCGAAAAGCTTTGTGGCCGTGCGGAGTCCGACGGTCTGCAGGCGCGAGCTCCCGATCGGGTCGGGCTGCACCACCACGCTGGACTCGGGCATGTCTCACGGTAGCGCCGTGAGCTGTGTGGCGCGCTCTGAACGTGCGTCGAGATTCAGTGCCCGCGGGCCACCCATTCGTCGTAATTGACCAGTTCGCCACCGATCGTGGTGGTGTCACCGTGTCCGGTGTAGACGACGGTGTCGCCGGGCAGCTTGCCGAGCTTCTCGGAGATGGACGCCAGGATGGTCGGGAAGTCCGAGTACGAGCGGCCGGTCGCGCCGGGGCCGCCGTGGAACAGCGTGTCGCCGGAGATCACGGCGCCCAGCTCGGGGATGTGCCAGCACACCGAGCCAGGGGAGTGCCCCGGAGTATGGATGGCCTTGATCACCAGGCCGCCGACGGTGAGCACCTGGTCGCCGGCCACGGTGTGAAAAGGGTTGTCCGGGTGGACATCCCGCCACAGCATCTCGTCGGCCGGGTGCAGCAGCACTGGAGCGTCGAGGGCAGTGGACAGCTCCGGGGCGACGGTGATGTGGTCGTTGTGGCCG encodes the following:
- a CDS encoding glycogen/starch/alpha-glucan phosphorylase; protein product: MTDFALTESTNGTREPSRTGRSAEALGRAIADHLRYSIGRPAAALQPTHYYRALALAVRDRMQDNRTASTQTSLDLGNKVTCYLSAEFLMGPQLGANLLNLGIEDAARDALAELGQDLYEVLACEEEPGLGNGGLGRLAACYLDSLATLERPAIGYGIRYEFGIFDQEIHDGWQVEKTDNWLDNGNPWEIAKPDVNYLVGWSGHTEHYLDDAGRDRIRWVPGRLIKGVAYDTPIQGYGVKTCNVLTLWSARAVKEFALEAFNTGDYYKAVEDEVTSETVTKVLYPNDEPEAGKRLRLLQQYFFVSCSLQHVLHIMDDLADASVHDLPERFALQLNDTHPSIGVAELMRLLVDERRLDWNTAWGITVATFGYTNHTLLPEALETWPLGLFSESLPRHLEIIYEINSRFLDEVRAKFPGDEDRVRRMSLIGEDGGKTVKMAYLATVGSHAINGVAALHSELLKDSVLKDFYEMWPERFSNKTNGVTPRRFVALSNPGLRALLDRTVGEGWLTDLDRLRGLEAFADDPAFRQEWRAVKRANKARLAELVQTETGIELDPSWLFDIQVKRIHEYKRQHLNVLNIVTQYLRLKQNPDLQMAPRAFIFGGKAAPGYFLAKRIIKLITAVGDMINVDPSVNQFMKVVFLPNFNVQNAHLIYPAANLSEQISTAGKEASGTGNMKFMMNGALTIGTLDGANVEIREEAGADNFFLFGLTVDEVEALKRDGYRPAEYIAANPELAAVLDLIEHGHFSHGDTEVFRPLVHNLRYDDPFLVCADYASYVACQDEVSAAWQDRDHWSHMSILNTARSGKFSSDRAIAEYCDDIWDVSALTVH
- a CDS encoding SDR family NAD(P)-dependent oxidoreductase — translated: MSSLSGRVALITGASAGLGAATVKVFAERGASVFGIARDAERMATVFADAYGDEPGGAFAAVDISTADACRQAVEDCIAKFGRLDVLVNVAGFHVMRHTLSVTDEDWDRDLAVNLNGPFYLTRAALPQLLENGGNIVNVSSIAGVEGEIYSAGYCAAKHGLIGLTRALAVEYTKEKLRVNAVCPGGMLTAQVTEFAAPENADWDLIMRIAAPRGFMEPRDVANVIAFLASDDAAAIHGSVYRVDNGKGPA
- a CDS encoding FadR/GntR family transcriptional regulator; its protein translation is MLCVATPSNVSDLHDNVLSALGAAVVSGTYAPGEVITLEGVSAEHGVSRSVVREAIRVLESMGMVASRRRVGITIQPAANWNVFDPRLIRWRLESGDRAAQLVSLSELRRGFEPVAAALAAERADPHQCRIMAAAVSDMAVHGRDGNLEAYLLADKIFHQTLLEASGNEMFRALNAVVSEVLAGRTHHGMMPDSPNPAAIALHDEVARAVRMRDQAGAERAMRAIIDEAAAAVAEEQGSS
- a CDS encoding gluconokinase, with translation MPSPIVVMGVSGSGKSTVGAALAQRLRVPFADADDFHPAANIAKMKAGHPLNDDDRRPWLETIGQWLGEHCGTGGVMSCSALKYKYRVQLRSNCPETRFLHLFGTPEVIGARQASRPGHFMPASLLASQFETLEPLRADEAGIVIDVGQSIDSIVEEYISRTQGENRRGERSDGEKI
- a CDS encoding GntP family permease, yielding MRTAVTVLADAPKLIEPVSSATQLILAFVAGIGVIVVLITLVKLHPFLSLIFGGLTVGLTAGENLTAVLKSFSDGFGATAAGVGILIALGAMFAKLLADSGGADEIVDTIVGAASPRALPWAMALVGAIIGLPMFFEIGLVLLMPVIYLVARRSQQSLITIGIPALAGLSAMHGFVPPHPGPLTAVGLLNADLGVTLGLGVLVAVPTIVVAGPLFGRLAGKWVVVAAPDTFTTDPEALRAHGKRPRFSVTLFSVLLPVALMLGKALVDIFIDDKTQWFRRIFDAVGTPLVALLIAVVVGTVTLGRGAGMDRTAITKCIESSLPPVAGIFLIVAAGGGFKQVLVDTGIGTMLARWAEGVHISVLVLAWVLAVLIRLATGSATVATITASSLILGLVHGMGSGELSLVVLAVGAGSLFFSHVNDAGFWLVKEYFKLSVGQTIKTWSIMETVLSVSGLAMVLILDVFV
- a CDS encoding SAM-dependent methyltransferase produces the protein MPESSVVVQPDPIGSSRLQTVGLRTATKLFEQAAAEVPLPAAPRPVVIAEYGSGNAHNGLLPIGAGITALRKRVRPEHPIAVTHTDIPDNDFSALFRTLRDDPFSYLRADRATFASAVGRSYLSQILPSEGVHLGWSAWAIQWLSRMPADIPDHIQPSFSADAQVRAAYARQAAHDWHEFIAFRGRELSPGGRLVVMTMGQHDDGRPGLEPLFDGLMHALSDLQDQRLVTAEEVRRMRLPIVGRSEADFRSPFAPSGRFERLRITHLVVADEPDRFWLRYQTDGDATAFAKSWVGFTRAAVFGTLLEVLEPADPARRCQVADALDAALIELLSAAPRPMPIPVAHIVVEKQQRES
- a CDS encoding MBL fold metallo-hydrolase yields the protein MSAIQRVVTSGTFSLDGGTWDVDNNIWLVGDDTDVIVFDAAHTAAPIIDAVNGRNVVAVVCTHGHNDHITVAPELSTALDAPVLLHPADEMLWRDVHPDNPFHTVAGDQVLTVGGLVIKAIHTPGHSPGSVCWHIPELGAVISGDTLFHGGPGATGRSYSDFPTILASISEKLGKLPGDTVVYTGHGDTTTIGGELVNYDEWVARGH